A window of Streptomyces sp. NBC_01224 genomic DNA:
AGGAGCTGGACGCGGGCACGGTGCCCGCTCTCATGACCGACCCGGACACCACGGTGCGAGCCCGTTTCGACGACGGCACCACCACGGCGCTGCCGCCCGGCACCGGTCTGGACGACGGCGACTGCAGCTGCGCCGCACCAGGGGTGTGCCGCCACCTCATCGCCCTGGTGCTGGCCTATCAGCGCGGGTTCGAGGCCGGGACGGCCGCCCCCGCCCCCGTGACCGACTGGTCCCCCGGCAGCACCGACGACACGGCCCTGGCCGAAGCCGTAGGCGCCCGGCCGCTCGCCGCGGCCCGCCGCGCCTTCGAGCGGGGTTACGCCGCCCTTGTGCACCGCCCGTCCCCGGACCATTCCGAGCCCCGGGTCGAACTCCCCACCTGCACGGTGCGCTTCCCGGTCCCCGGCGAGATCGCGTACGCGCTGACGGATGCGGCAGCCGTGCTGCGCGGCGAGATGGTGGCGCTCGCGGTATGGGCGTTCCGGGCCGCCGACGCAGCGGGGACCGACGAGCGGCCCGTCCCCGTCCAGGTCGGCGGACGCGCCACCGCGCCGCCCACGGCCGGGCCCGCGCTCGACGCGGCCGTCGAGCTGGCGGGAGAGCTGCTGGTGGAGGGCGTGGCCCATGTCGGACCGGTCCACGGCGGAGCCCTGGCACGGGCCGGTGCCGGGCTGACCGCCGAGTCACTGCACTGGCCCGCGGGTGCGCTCGCCGAGTTGACGGACCAGCTCACGGCGTACGCCGACCGCAACGCCCACTACCGCCCGGAGATGGTCGCCGCCCTGCTCACCGAGTTGTACGCCCGTAGGCGGGCCGGCGCGCTCCCCGGCGTACTGGGTAGCCGCGATGCCGGTGACACCCCGCTGCGCCGGGTCCGGCTCACCTCGCTCGGCTGCCGTGTCCACGGCACACCGCAGTCCCTGATCTGCGAGGTGTATTTCGCTCATCCCGGCGCGGGCACCGTCCTCGTCCTGCGAAAGACCTGGACGGCTGGCGAGGGCAAGGAGCTCACCGGCCATCTGCTGTCCACCCGCCGCGTCCTCGCCACGCCGCTGAGCTCACTGGCCGCCGGAAGCCTGGTCAGCGAGAGCGTGCGGCGCACGCCGAGCCGCGCGCTGACGATCGCCCGGGGCCGGCTGGGCACGACGACCATCACGCCCGTCGGCGCCGCCTGGACGGAGCTTCCGGAGCCGTTGCTCGTACGGGATCTGTCCGCGCTGACGGCGGGCTGGGAGGGCAGGCCGCCCCGGCTGATCCGGCCGCGGATCGAGGCGGAGGCGGTCCATGTCGTCGCCCTGTCACAGGTGGAGAGCGTCGGTTACGACCCAGCCGAGCAGCGCCTCGAAGCCGTCGTGCGCGATGCCTCGGGGACCCCCGCGCTGGTGACGTCGGGCTACCGGCCGGAGTGCCCCGGTGCGTTGGACGCCCTGGCCGACGCGCTGGAGGGCGGCGCCACGCACGTCAGTGGTTCGGTGCACCGCTCCGGTGGTGGAATCCGGATCGATCCGATCGCGGTGCTCACCCCGGCCGGGGTGGTCGTGCCCGATCTCGCGCCCGGTGACGGTTCCACGGCGTTGGCAGCGACGGTGCACCGTCCGTCCGATCCGCTGACGGCGGTGCTGGACGAGGCGATATCCGCCATGTCGGCGGTGCCGCACAGCGGACTGCGCCATCTGAACAGCCCCGCCCGTTCCCGTATCGACGAGGCGGCGACCGCGCTGTCACGCACCGGCCTGACCCGTGCCGCGACCCTGCTGCGCGCCTTCCTCGACGCTCTGGACGCCGGGGCCGCGCCGAACGGGGAGGGCCTCGCCGCCCGCTCCGATGCGTGGCTGGAAGCCCAGCTCCATCTCCTGGTCAGCAGCGAACTCCGTTCCTCTCAACCGGAGTTCGTGGCAGCTTCGGTATCCGCCTAGGGCCGGTTCAGATAGGCGAGCCCGGGATGGGCCTTCGTGTACCCGTCGAGGAGTCGTCCGGCCACGGTCACCGAGTCGACCAGTGGGTGCAGCGCGAAGGCCTTCACGGCGGTGGCGCGTGATCCGCTTTCCGCCGCGTCCAGTACCGCGCGCTCGACGGCCTTGACCGCGGTGACCAGGCCGACGGCGTGGTACGGAAGCGGGTCGACGGCGACGGGACGGGCGCCGTTCGCGTCGACCAGGCACGGCACCTCGATGACGGCGTCCGTGTCGAACACGGAAAGCGTCGTGCGGTTGCGGACGTTGAGGATGAGCGAGGTCCGTTCGTTGCGGGCGACGGCCCGCATGAGGGCGAGCGCCACCTTCTCGTAGCCGCCGGACTCCAGATCGCTCTCGTCCCGCTCGCCGACCCCGGCGACCTCCCGGTTCTCCGACATATAGGTGGCTTCGCGTTCGGCGCGGGTGCGGTCCCAGGCCGGCAGTGCGGGGGCGGCCGGGTCCTTCACCCGGGCGTAGAAGCCCTCCTGCTGCTCACGGAGAAAGGAGCCCCGGGTCTGCTCGGCGTCCTGGTAGGCGCGTACGGCTTCCCGGTTGAAGTAGTAGTAGTGCAGATACTCGTTGGGGATGGCGCCCAGCGACTGCAGCCAGTCGACGCCGAAGAGTCTGCCTTCCTCGAAGGAACCGAGAAGTTCCGGGTCCGCCAGCAGCCGCGGGAGTTCGTCGCGGCCGTCGACGTGCAGTGCGCGGACCCAGCCGAGATGGTTGAGGCCGACGTAGTCGATCCGGGATCGGTCGGGGTCGGCGCCGAGCACCCGAGCGATTCGGCGGCCGAGGCCGACCGGGGAGTCGCAGATGCCGATGACCCGGTCCCCCAGGTGACGGGACATGGCCTCGGTGACCAGGCCTGCCGGGTTGGTGAAGTTGATGACCCAGGCGTCCGGGGCGAGCCGCGCGATGCGTTGGGCGAGGTCGACGGCGACGGGCACGGTGCGCAGCCCGTACGCGATGCCGCCCGCCCCGACCGTCTCCTGGCCGAGTACGCCTTGGTCGAGGGCGACCCGTTCGTCGGTGGCCCGCCCTTCGAGACCTCCGACGCGAACCGCCGAGAAGACGAAGTCGGCGCCGCTCAGCGCCTCGTCGAGCTCGGTGGTGGCGGTGACGGCGGGCGCGTCCGGGACGTTCGCGGCCTGTTCGCCGAGCACCCGGGCGATAGCGGTGAGCCGGCCGGCGTCGGTGTCGTAGAGGGTGACCGCGGTCACGCGGCCCTCGGCGTGATCGGCGAGCAGCGCCCCGTACACGAGTGGAACCCGGAATCCGCCGCCGCCCAGAATTGTCAGCTTCACGCTTCCGCATGGTACGTGGGCGGGCCCGGACGGGGCCCGGGCGACTCCGGAAGGCAGCTGTCCACCGGCGCCGACAGCACCCGGCCCGGAGGCCGCGGACCGGCGGGTCCGCGCCACCGGGCCGGTGATTCGTCTCGATCCCGCCGGTTCAGTTGCCGCTCCACCAGCGCGATACGGCCCGCCACAGCCTCGCGGGGGCGGCTTGCCTGCGCTGCTGCGGGATCCGGCCCGCGGCGGACCGCCCGGCGGACGTGCCACCGGACTCGTCGGTCACCGTCGCAGTGGACGTCACACCAGGCGCACCGGGCGCAGCCGGCGCACCCATCGAGGCAGGCGCCGGTGCCGCACCGGGAGTGCGTCCGGGTGTGGGGGCGGTGTGCCGGACCGTGGACTGCGCCTCCCAGTCCTGGCGCGGCAGGTTCGGCCTCCCTATGGACGGCGGTTCCTTGTCGTCCTGCGGCTCACGCGCGGCGAAGTCCGCCGGAAGCTCCACCAGGTGCCGGCCCATGATGTTCCCGATCCATCTCAGCTCGCTCTCGTCGACGGCCAGTTCGAGGTCGGGGAGCCGCATGAGCAGGGCGTCGACACCGACGTCCGCGATGGCGCGTCCGATGTCCTGCCCCGGGCATTCATGGGGGCCGCCGCTGAATGCGAGGTGGGCGCGGTTGCCTTCCATGTCGGCGTTGAGGTCGGGCCGCACCAGCGGATCGGTGTTGGCCGGTGCGATGCCGACGATCAGGGCGTCGCCCGCCTTGATCTGCTTACCGCCCAGTTCGGTGTCGCCGACCGCCCAGCGGCCGAAGACCGCGGTGAACGGCGGTTCGTCCCACAGGGTCTGCTCGACCGCTTCGGGCACCGTCATATGACCACCGCTGAGCCTGGCCCGGAAGCGGGGATCGGTGAGCACCATGCGCAGGACGTTGGCGATCAGGTTGGCGGTCGCCTCGTAGGAGGCGATGAGGATCAGCCGCAGATGCTCGCTGACCTCCTGGTCGTTCATTCCTGCCGGATGCTCGACGAGCCAGGTGGCGAAGTCGTCGGCGGGTTCGCGCCGGCGGCGCTGGACGAGCCGGGTCAGTGCCTGAAGGACGTAGGCGTTGCTCGCGACGGCGGTCGCCGTGCCGCGGGTCATGTCACGGGCGGCCTGGACCATCCGGTCGTTGTACTCCTCGGGCATGCCGAGGATCGCGCACATCACCATCATCGGCAGCCGCTCGGCGAACTGGCTGACCAGGTCGACGCGGCCTTCCTGGCAGAAGCCGTTGACGAGCCGGTTGCTGTAGCGGTTGACGTGGCGGCGCACCCCGCGGGTGTCGATGCGGCCCATGCTGTCGGTGACCGCGCCGCGCTGGCGTTCATGGGTGGCGCCGTCGGCGAAGACACAGACCGGCTGCCAGGTGAAGATCGGGGCCAGTGGGTGGTCCGGGGCGACTGTGCCGTCCTGCAGGGCCCGCCATCGCCGGGAGTCGCGGGAGAACTGCGAGGGGGTACGGGTCATGTGCAGGTTCTCGCTGTGCCCGAGGACCAGCCAGGCGGGTACGTCTCCGTGCAGCAGTACGGGGGCCACGCTGCCGTGTTCGGCGCGCAGTTTGTCGTACAGCCCGTGGGGGTCCCGCTCGGCCTCCGGGCCGTAGAGCCGGCGCAGTCCGCCGGGGCCGACACCGAGGCCGTGGGCCGGGCACTCGGGGGGCGGAACCGGCCCCTGAGCCGCTCCGGGCTCGTAGTGAAAGGGGGTTGTCACGATCGCTCCAGGGATCAGGATTCCAAGGACCAGACGGATGGGACGCGCGGGGGGTGTGTACTGCTGTCAGGCGAGCGGGAGGGCCAGACTGTGCAGATAGCGCATCAGCGTCATCAGTACGTCTCGGCTGGAGGCACGCAGCCGGGCGTCGCAGTCGATCACGGGGACCTCTTCGGGGAGGTCCAGAGCGGCACGCAGCGTCTCGACGGGGTGTTTCGGGGCGTCGGGGAAGGTGTTGACGGCGACGACGAACGGCACGCCGCGCTCCTCCAGCCGCCCGATGACGTCGAAGCTGACTTCGAGGCGGCGGGTGTCGATGAGGACCACCGCGCCGAGGGCACCTTCGAACAGGCCGTTCCACAGGAACCAGAACCGTTCCTGGCCCGGGGTGCCGAACAGATAGAGGATCAGTTCCTCACTGATGGAGATCCGGCCGAAGTCCATGGCGACGGTGGTCGCGGTCTTGCTCTCCACCCCGAAGTTGTCGTCCACGCCGACTCCGGCCTGGGTCATGGTCTCTTCGGTGGTCAGCGGCCGGATCTCGCTGACGGATCCGACCATGGTCGTCTTGCCGACCCCGAACCCTCCGACGATCACGACCTTCACCGCGGCTGTCGCCGTGGTGGGAAGGACGTCCTCGCGCCGGGGGCCGGTGATCGTGTCAGAGCTTCTGAAGTCCATGCATCACCGCTTCGAGAAGGGACCTGTCCGGGAGAGTGGCGCGGACGATGGGCGCGCGCGATTCGATGAGTTCGCTCGCGAGGAGTTCCGTGAGGAGCGATGTCACCACGCTGAAGGGCAGACCGAGGTACGCCGAGATCTCGGCGACGGATAACGGCGCCTGACAGAGCCGCAGGATCACGGCCTGCTCGGGCTGGACAGTCGGCGTCGGCTGGGCCTTCGCGACGACCATCGTGACCAGGTCGAGCGGCGCCCGCTCGCTGCCGTCGGGATCGCCGGTGATCACGTACAGCCGTTCCGGGTCGCTCAGTGACGGATCGGCCTCTCGGCGTTCTCGTCGGGGAGAATTCATCCGGCCTGCCCATCATGGCGCGGCGGGCTCGTCAGGTGGGCGCCGATCCTGACGACCATGTCGCGCATCCGCGACCCGACGAGCCCCGCGTCGACCGTCTCACCGGCAAGGACCGCGAGGTACGCCCCGGTTCCGGCGGCCATCAAGTAGAAGAAGCCGCCGGTGACTTCGATGACGACGAGGCGCATAAGGCCGTCGCTGTAAGGGATTTCGGAGGCGACGGCGGCGGCCAGGCTCTGCAGCCCCGCGCAGGCCGCCGCGAGGCGGTCGGCGACATCGGGGTCGCCGCCGTGCCGGGCGATGCGCAGACCGTCGGCGGAGAGCACCACGATCTGGTGGATGTCCGGCACGTCGTCTGCCAGTTCCTTGAGCATCCAGTCCATATTTCCCCGCTGCTGGATCACTTCAGGTCTCCCTTGTCCCAGGCATCGTCAGAGTCTTCGTCGGTCTTCGGCTCCTGCGGCACACCGTTGACGGCGTTGGTGAAGGCCTCCAGCCAGAGTCCGGGGGGCTGCGCCTTGCCGCTGTCGTTCCCCTGGCCGTGGCCGCTGATGTGGCCGTTGCGCTGTCCTGCGGTGGGGTCGACGGCCTGCGCGGGGAGGTTGTGCGAGCCCAGGGGGGCGCGGCCACGGCTGCGGCGTTGCGGGAGACCGCCCGCGGTCCACTCGGTCACCACGGGGACGTCATCCTCCATGGCGGCCGCGGGGACGGCCGGCCGGGTGACGGGTGCGACCGGTCCGGTGGCGGGGCGCTGGGCCACGGGGCGGGGCTTGCGACGTGCCGGCACGACGTGCTTCATCGCCTCCTGGTCGATGTCGCTGGTGGGCCTCGATGTGGCGCCGATGCCGTGGGCGATGCCGGGAGCGGGTCCGGTGGTGATCATGGCGCGGGGCACGATGAGTACGGCACGGACACCGCCGTACGCGGACTGCCGCAGCGAGACCTGGAGGTCGTACATCCGCGAGAGCCGTCCGACGACTGCCATGCCGAGTCGCGGGGACTCGCCGAGGTCGTTCATGTTGGAGCCGGCCTGCGCCCTGGCGAGCATGTTCTCGGCCCGCGCGCGGGCCTCCTCGCTGAGCGAGACGCCGCCGTCCTCGATCTCGATGGCGATGCCGGTCTGCACCTCGACGGCGGTGACGTGCACCCGGGTCTGCGGCGGCGAGTAGCGGGTGGCGTTGTCGAGGAGTTCGGCGCAGGCGTGGATGAGCGGTTCGACGGCCGTGCCGATGATGGCGACCTTGGCGATCGAGTGCAGATCGACGCGCGGGTACTCCAGGATGCGCGACATGGCGCCGCGCAGCACGCTGAACAGCGGTACGGGCTTGGGCCATTGGCGACTGGGGCGGGCGCCGCCGAGTACCGCGATGGAGTCGGCGAGACGGCCGATCAGCGCGGTGCCGTGGTCGATGCGGAGCAGGTCGTCGAAGACATCGGGGTTGCGCCCGTGGTGCTCCTCCATCTCCCGCAGTTCACTCGCCTGGCGGTGGACGATCGCCTGGACCCGCCGGGCGACGTTGACGAAGGCGCGCTGCGCGGAGTCACGCATCGCCTCTTCGTTGTCGATGATGTTCAGCACCGTGTAGACGAGGGTGCGCTGGGCGTCGGGCAGGTCGCGGTACAGCTCGTCCGCGTCGACGACATCACGGAGCACCTCTTCGGGCGAATTACCCACGCGCAGCCGGTGGATGGCGGCCGGCAGGAGCTCCTTGCTGATCCTCACGGTCTCGTCGTCGTGTGTGGCGATGCGCCGCTCCAGGTCGACGAAGCGCCGTTCGTACACCGCACGCTGGGTGCGCAGATCGCGTGCCCGGCGGGCGAGTTGAAGGGTGAGTACGGCGACCACGACGGTGGCGAGCGCGCCGCACCAGACGACTGGTATCCGCGCGGCCGGGGAAACCAGTGCCACCGCGGCGGCGGTGGCACCGCCCATCAGGAGCACGGGCAGCAACATGGCGCGAACGACGGGGGTTCCTCGTTCGATCGGCGGTGATTCAACACGAACCATCTAAAACCTCTGGCGGTTGATTCGGGAGGTATAAGCGCTTGCAGGACACTCGGGAACAAGCGCTCGAATTCATATCAACTCGACTTCGCTGCGCGTGAGCTTAGTCAGATCGGAACAGTGCTTCGGCACATTCACCCAACCCCCTGCGCGAGCGCTCCCGCGGTAATACACTCACGAGTTTTTGCACGCACCGCCTCCGCGCGTGCACAAGGAGTAACGAGCGGGGGAAATTCGCAAGGCCGAGCACTCTTCGTACCTCACAGAGGGACAGTCGCAGAGATGCCCGGAAGGCCGATTCGAGCACGCTTACGGAAGGAGTAGGGCAGATGGAGAAATAGCCGAATGGCTCCATCCCAGGACCGATCCATTCCGTACCGCAAAGAGGGACGCGGGCACATGTGATCGAAGCGGATCGAAAGGAGCACATTCATGACTGAAGGACGGGTGCACGGCAAGGTCGCCATAGTGACGGGCGGTGCGGGTGGTATCGGTGCGGAGATCTGCCGCGTCCTCACCGCACAGGGAAGGGCTCGACGGTCGTCGCCGCCGATCGGAATCGAAGAAGAACGGACACACCATGGGGCCGACACGGGGCTACACCATCGAATCGCTGGACACCGGGCTCCGGCTGATGCAGCTGTTCCTCACCCATGACACGCTCACCGTCTCCGAGGCTGCCGAGCTGCTCTCCGTCGGCCGGTCCACCGCCCACCGGGTGCTCAGCACCCTGGCGGGACGCGGCTTCGCGATCCGGGACTCCTCCGGCCGCGGCTATTGCGCCGGTCCCGAACTCGTACGGCTCGGCCGCCCGGCGGGCTTCGGTACGGCCGTCCGCGAACAGCTCGGAGCGGTACTGGACGACGCGGTACGGCGCACCGGTGAGACCGTGCAGAGTGCGGCACTGATCGGCGACCAGATCATCATCACCGACGGCCGCGAGTCCTCGCACCCGGTGCGGGTGATGCTGGAGATGGGCCGTACTCATCCCGCCCACGCCACCTCGGGCGGCAAGATGCTGCTCTCCCGGATGACGGTGGAGCAGGTCTGCGCCCTCTACCCGCAGGAGGAGCTGGCGGAGGTCACCCCGAACACCCTCACCTCGCGGTCCGCACTGCTCGCGGAGCTCGATGAGATCCGCTCCTGCGGATACGCCCTCAGCCGCGGGGAGTCGGTCTGGGGCATGAACGCCGTCGCCGTTCCGCTGGCCGGGGCGAGCTGGCGGGACCGGCTGGCCCTGATGGCATCGGCGCCCGCCGACCGCGGCGACGACGCGGCACTCATCCGCCGCGCCGAGGAACTGCGCCGGTCCGCCGCACTGTTGGGCGCACTCTGAAGCGGGCTCCGAACCACCGCTTCGGTCACGGTCCGGCGTTCTCGGGCAGGATGCAGCAGATCACGGCCGCGGTGACCGCCGAGGCACCCGAGTCGCGCGGGGCGGTGCTCGCGACGTTCTACACGATCGTGTACGCGGGTCTCGGGCTGCCGGCCGTCGCTGCCGGACTACGGGTGAGGTACCAGGGGATGGCGCGGGCGATGAACGAGTTCGCGCCGGCCGCCGCCGTGGTGTGTGTGCCGATCCTGGCCGTACATCCACGGGTGAGCAGGCGCCCGGAGCAGGCCGCCCGAGGGCCTGCTCCGGGGCCGAGCACCTCTCCCTAGTCCCAGAGGTCGGTGCTGTGGGCGTCCACCAGGGCGACGATGCGGGCGAGGACGTCGTCGGCGGACTGTGGATCGTGCCGGCGTCCGTCGCGCAGACGCAGGGCGACATGGTCGTCGGCGGCTTCCCTGGAACCGATGACGGCTTGGTAGGGCACCAGGCGGGCTTCCCGGATGCGGGCCCCCAGGGTGCCGCGTTCCGGTCCGGCGACCTCGGCCCGCAGCCCGAGACCGGTGCACCGCCGGGCGAGCGCCTCGGCATTCGGCAGCTCGGCTTCGGAGACCGGGAGGATCGCCAGCTGGGTGGGGGCGAGCCAGGCGGGGAAGGCCCCGCCGTGTTCCTCGATGAGATGGGCGACGGCTCGCTCCACGCTGCCGATGATGCTGCGGTGGATCATGACCGGCCGGTGCTTCGCGCCGTCCGGGCCGATGTAGTGCAGGTCGAACCGGGCCGGCTGGTGGAAGTCGATCTGGACGGTGGACAGGGTGGACTCCCTGCCCGCACTGTCGGTGACCTGGACATCGATCTTGGGACCATAGAACGCGGCCTCTCCCTCGGCCGCCTCGTAGGGCAGGCCGGAACGGTCGAGGACCTCGGTCAGCAGGGCGGTGGACCGCTGCCACATCTCGGGGGCGGCGACATACTTCCCGCCTGGTCCCGGGAGGGAGAGCCGGTAGCGGGCCGGGCTGACGCCCAGCGCCCGGTACGCCCGGCGGATCAGTTCCAGCGCGGCCTGCGCTTCCTCGGCCACCTGGTCCAGGGTGCAGAAGATGTGCGCGTCGTTCAGCTGGATGGCCCGCACACGGGTCAGTCCGCCGAGCACTCCGGAGAGTTCGGAGCGGTACATGCCGCCCAGCTCGGCCATGCGCAGCGGCAGTTCGCGGTAGCTGTGGGAGCGGGAGCGGTAGATGACCGCGTGGTGCGGACACAGGCTGGGCCGCAGCACGACCTGCTCCCCACCCAGGTCCATCGGCGGGAACATGTCGTCGCTGTAGTGCGACCAGTGCCCGGAGATCTCGTACAGCTCCCGCTTGCCGAGCACCGGCGAGTACACGTGCCGGTAGCCCGCCCGCCGTTCGGCGGTGCGGATGTACTCCTCCAGGGTGTGGCGCACGACTGCGCCGTCGGGCAGCCAGTACGGCAGTCCCGCGCCGATCAGCGGGTCGGTGTCGAACAGGTCCAGCTCACGGCCGAGCTTGCGGTGGTCGTTCATGGCGGTCTCCTCGCGGTCGTCGGACGAGTGACCGCAAGGCGAAGCCCCGGGGCACTCGCCCCGGGGCTTCGGACTGAACAGCTGTCAGCGCGCCGGGACACTCTCCGGCGTCGTCGTCATGGCAGCGCGCTTCATGCGGCGGACGTTAGCAGCGACGTACCGATGTCCGCGCGGGATTTATTTCCGGCGCCGCCGACCCTGCGGCGCTGCCCGGCAGTGCGGTGCTGCCGGTCCCGGCCGCGGGCCGACCCGGCGGGGTCCCGGCCCCCGGTTCAGCGCCGGGCGCCGCCGATGCGTCCCTCCAGCTGCACCAGCAACTCGCTGAGCTGGGTGCTGAGCCGGGCACGGGACTGCTCGTCGAGACCGGACAGCACCATGCGTTCGTACGCCAGCTGCCGGGGCAGCAGCCGGTCGACCAGGTCGCGGCCCTCCTCGGTGAGGCGGACATGGGCGACGCGGCGGTCGCGGGCGTCGCTGCGGCGGTCGACGAGCCCACGCTCCTGAAGGACCCGCAGACGCTTCGTGACGGCGGCGCCGGACGAGAACGTCTCCCTGGCCAGCTCGCCGGGGGTGAGTTCGCGGTCGGTACGGCGTACGGCACCGAGCAGGTCGAACTCGGCGCGGGTCAGGCCGGCGGCGCGCAGCGGGGCGTCCTCCGCCTGCTGGAGCAGGGCCGCGCAGCGGTTGATACGGCCGATGAGTTCCATCGGTCCGGTGTCCAGCTCCGGGTTGACGGCCTGCCACTGCCGCACCACCGAGGCGACGATGTCGTCGGTCACACCGCTCCGTTCTCCTGGGCGGGGGCGATCAGCCCCTGCCGTGTTGCTGTCGCCGCGAGCGTACGGTGTCCGGCCTGCTCGGCCGCGAGGACCTGTTCCTGGGGCAGGGCGCGCTGCCACCATTCGCCCGCTGCGGTGTCGTCGGCCTCGCGCAGCTCGACGAGCGATCCGGTCAGCCTGCGGCGCGCGGCGTCGAGGGCGGCGGGCGTGGGCTGCGGGGCGGCGAGAGCGTGTACGGCATGGGCGCGGGCCCGGTCAGTGGCGGCCAGGGCCTTTTCCAGGCGTCCGGCGGCCCGGCGGTTGGTCACCAGCATGGCGGCGAGGATGCCCACGCCTGCGCCGATCACCGTGTCCAGGACCCGGTCGCCGATGAGCTCACCGGCCGGGTGGGTGCCGCCGAACTCCAGGACCAGCAGGGCCATCGGCGTGACGGCGATGGAGCCGAGCCAGTAGTTGCGCGTGATCAGGGCCTCCGCCGCGAAGCCGAAGAGCAGGCAGAAGCCGATGAGGGCCAGCGGTCCGGTGCGGCTGACCGGGAGGACGACGGCGAAGACGAGGACGCCGAGCAGATTGCCGAGGGTCCGCTGGAGGGCCCGGTTCCAGGACAATGTCACGTTGGCCTGGTACAGGGAGGCGGCCGTGACGATCGCCCAGTAGGGCCGGCCGACGCCGGCCGCCTGGGAGACATATCCGGCCAGGGCGCAGCCGATCAGCGCACGGGCGCCGATGGGGAGCAGCGGGGAGCCCGGGGCGAGGCGGCGCAGCAGTGCGCGGCGGGCTTCGCGGCGGCTTCGTGTGCGCCGGGCGGCCCGTTCGGCGTCGATGCCGAACAACTCATCGGACGTGCCGGGGGCGGGCGGCGGAGTGGGGACGGGTCCGCGGGCACGGGTCTGCCGGGCCCAGACGCGGAGCCGTTCGGGGTCGGGGGCGGAAGCGGGGGCAGCGGTGGGAGCGATCGGGGAAACGCCGTGGGCGCCCCCGGCAAGGGCGGCCTCGGCGTGGACGACGAGACGTTCGAGAGCCCGGCGTACGGGCGTGGGGCGTCCGGCGGCGAGCAGCGCCTGCCAGGCCGCGTGCACGGCCGCGACCGCGGCGCGCCGGGTGCGATGACCGGGGGCGGTGACGTATGCCGCGGCCGCGTCGAGTGCGCGGGCGGTCGCCCGGCGCTCCGGCCCCTCCCTGCGGATCACCGCGGGGCCGACCGTGACCAGCCAGGAGATCACGCCCGCGGCCAGGGTCAGCGCGAGGTGGCCGGGTACCTGGCCGAGGTGCTGCGGGGCGAAGAGTGCGGCCGAGGTCACGAACGTGAAGATCACCGGCCCGGGCGGGCCGATGCGGGTGGCGTCGCAGAGCATCTTCTGTCCGGCGGCGAGCAGTGCGCCCACCGCGATCAGCACGGCGGTCGATCCGGTGAGCGAGGCCGCGACGAGGGATATCGCCATGCCGATGACCATGGAGACGACGACTCCGGCCACGGCTCGGGCGCGGCGGGCGTACGGCAGGTTGTGGCCGTACAGCGCACAGAGCGAGCCGGCCATCGTGTACATCACGAGGTCGAGCCGGTCGACGGCGAACAGCAGAAGATCCGGTACGGCGGTGGCGACGACCACACTCAGCGCCGGCTTGAACCACATGTCCGAGGGCCGGGCGAGGCGCAGGGGTGCGGCCAGCGGGAGTCTGCGGACCGAGGGCTGCCGGGATCGGATGATTGTATCGCTCACCCAAATACTTTAACAGGTATTACACCCGTAAAACAACTTCTTCGATGACCAGGCCGCGGCACTGATGGCCGCCCCCTCCGTGAACCCATAGCGTTCAACCGCACGAGGACAGACAGGCATATGTCGATGCACCCACGAAGGAATCCGTATGAAGCTCACCAAACCGGTGCCCAGCGGTCCCTGCTGGATCGAGCTGAGCACCCCCGACATCCCGGCTGCCAAGTCGTTCTACGCGGCGCTCTTCGGCTGGCGCTCCGAGACCGATCCGCGTGAGGAGGCGGGCGGCTACACCATGGCGCGCCTCTCAGATGCGCGAGTGGCCGCACTGAGTCCGGTCTACCAGCCGGGACAGCCGCCCGCCTGGACTGTCTCGTTCGCCAGCGAGGACACGGACGCCACGGTCGAGAAGGTGAAGTCGGCGGGCGGCTCGCTCCTGGTCGGCCCGATGGACGTGTTCGACCAGGGCAGGTTCGCGGTGGTCGCGGATCCGTCCGGTGCGGTGTTCTCGCTGTGGCAGGGCCGCGCCTTCGCCGGCGCCGAGCGGCTGAACGA
This region includes:
- a CDS encoding GTP-binding protein — encoded protein: MDFRSSDTITGPRREDVLPTTATAAVKVVIVGGFGVGKTTMVGSVSEIRPLTTEETMTQAGVGVDDNFGVESKTATTVAMDFGRISISEELILYLFGTPGQERFWFLWNGLFEGALGAVVLIDTRRLEVSFDVIGRLEERGVPFVVAVNTFPDAPKHPVETLRAALDLPEEVPVIDCDARLRASSRDVLMTLMRYLHSLALPLA
- a CDS encoding cytochrome P450, translated to MTTPFHYEPGAAQGPVPPPECPAHGLGVGPGGLRRLYGPEAERDPHGLYDKLRAEHGSVAPVLLHGDVPAWLVLGHSENLHMTRTPSQFSRDSRRWRALQDGTVAPDHPLAPIFTWQPVCVFADGATHERQRGAVTDSMGRIDTRGVRRHVNRYSNRLVNGFCQEGRVDLVSQFAERLPMMVMCAILGMPEEYNDRMVQAARDMTRGTATAVASNAYVLQALTRLVQRRRREPADDFATWLVEHPAGMNDQEVSEHLRLILIASYEATANLIANVLRMVLTDPRFRARLSGGHMTVPEAVEQTLWDEPPFTAVFGRWAVGDTELGGKQIKAGDALIVGIAPANTDPLVRPDLNADMEGNRAHLAFSGGPHECPGQDIGRAIADVGVDALLMRLPDLELAVDESELRWIGNIMGRHLVELPADFAAREPQDDKEPPSIGRPNLPRQDWEAQSTVRHTAPTPGRTPGAAPAPASMGAPAAPGAPGVTSTATVTDESGGTSAGRSAAGRIPQQRRQAAPARLWRAVSRWWSGN
- a CDS encoding roadblock/LC7 domain-containing protein, whose amino-acid sequence is MIQQRGNMDWMLKELADDVPDIHQIVVLSADGLRIARHGGDPDVADRLAAACAGLQSLAAAVASEIPYSDGLMRLVVIEVTGGFFYLMAAGTGAYLAVLAGETVDAGLVGSRMRDMVVRIGAHLTSPPRHDGQAG
- a CDS encoding DUF742 domain-containing protein → MNSPRRERREADPSLSDPERLYVITGDPDGSERAPLDLVTMVVAKAQPTPTVQPEQAVILRLCQAPLSVAEISAYLGLPFSVVTSLLTELLASELIESRAPIVRATLPDRSLLEAVMHGLQKL
- a CDS encoding 6-phospho-beta-glucosidase; the encoded protein is MKLTILGGGGFRVPLVYGALLADHAEGRVTAVTLYDTDAGRLTAIARVLGEQAANVPDAPAVTATTELDEALSGADFVFSAVRVGGLEGRATDERVALDQGVLGQETVGAGGIAYGLRTVPVAVDLAQRIARLAPDAWVINFTNPAGLVTEAMSRHLGDRVIGICDSPVGLGRRIARVLGADPDRSRIDYVGLNHLGWVRALHVDGRDELPRLLADPELLGSFEEGRLFGVDWLQSLGAIPNEYLHYYYFNREAVRAYQDAEQTRGSFLREQQEGFYARVKDPAAPALPAWDRTRAEREATYMSENREVAGVGERDESDLESGGYEKVALALMRAVARNERTSLILNVRNRTTLSVFDTDAVIEVPCLVDANGARPVAVDPLPYHAVGLVTAVKAVERAVLDAAESGSRATAVKAFALHPLVDSVTVAGRLLDGYTKAHPGLAYLNRP